The following is a genomic window from Nguyenibacter vanlangensis.
GCGGGCGCCGCGCCTGGGATGCCTGAACATTCACGCCAGCCTGTTGCCGCGCTGGCGGGGCGCCGCGCCGATCCAGTCCGCGATCCTGGCCGGCGATGCCGAAAGCGGCGTGACCATCATGCAGATGGATGAGGGACTGGATACCGGCGCGATGCTGCTGTCGGACCGCATCGCGCTGACGGCGGAGACGACCGCCACCAGCCTGCATGACGGCCTGGCCGCGATGGGCGCCCGCCTGATCGTCGCCGCCTTGGACGATTCGGGCGACGATCCCGGGATCGTCGCCGTGCCGCAGCCGGCGGAAGGCGCCACCTATGCCGCGCGGCTGACGCGCGAGGACGGGCGGATCGACTGGACGCGCGATGCCGCCGCGATCGACCGGCAGGTACGGGCGCTGACGCCCTGGCCCGGCGCCTTCACCACCCTGGACGGCACGGTCCTGAAGATCGGCGCGACCGCCCCCGCCGAACGCCGCGCGGGCATCGCCCCCGGCTGCGCCCAGGACGACCGGCTGACGATCGCCTGCGGCACGGGGGCGCTGCGCATCCTGCGGCTGCAGCGGCCGGGCCGGGCCATGATGGACGCAGAGGCGTTCCTGCGCGGCCAGGCGATCACGGCCGGCACGCGGCTGGGATCATGAACGGCGC
Proteins encoded in this region:
- the fmt gene encoding methionyl-tRNA formyltransferase, yielding MRLAFMGTPDFAVPALHALHAAGHEIAVVYSQPPRPAGRGQAVRAQPVHRAAEVLGIPVRTPTRLRADHAEHAFFRDLRLDAAVVAAYGLILPKAMLRAPRLGCLNIHASLLPRWRGAAPIQSAILAGDAESGVTIMQMDEGLDTGAMLLSDRIALTAETTATSLHDGLAAMGARLIVAALDDSGDDPGIVAVPQPAEGATYAARLTREDGRIDWTRDAAAIDRQVRALTPWPGAFTTLDGTVLKIGATAPAERRAGIAPGCAQDDRLTIACGTGALRILRLQRPGRAMMDAEAFLRGQAITAGTRLGS